The genomic interval GCGGCTCACCCGGAGCTGAACCTTGCGCTCCAACTCGTCGGTTTGCAGCGGACTACATGAGAGAACCATTCGCGCGTACCGCTCGGTTTGGAAGAGTCCGGGGATCACCAGTGCGCCGTAGAGCCGTAGGGCGGTGGCCTTCTCCTCGTACTCCAGCCAGGGGCGCAACCAGACCGGGGCGAGTTCCTGCTTGACGAAGCTCTCGTAGAAGACCGCCAGCGACGTGCCGAACTCGTTGTCGACAGCCTGGAGATAGTCGAGCTTGACCGGCCGGGTGCCTCGCTCGACGGCGCTGACGTGCTGCGGCGAGAAGTAGAGGCGTGATCCCCACTCGTCCTGGCTGAGCCCCTCGACCGTCCTCCGGCGCCGCAATTCCCATAGCAGAAATTCGCTGGCTGACATGTTCATTCGCACTCTCCGACTCTCTACGAGGGATGCCCGATTCTCTACGTCCGAATACCTCCGTGGCCGGTCTGACCACCCGACCGTCGCCCATCTTCCCCAGTCCGTCATCCGGAGTCCAGAGTGGAAGGCAGGCGCATTCGTCCGGATCCGTAACGCGATCCCCCCGAAAGGACGGGCGGATGTGCGCGGGGGTGCATCGGTGTGTACGCCACCGATGCACCCCCGCATCCAACGCGTCGCAGCGGGCGGAGGAAGGCACCATGGAATGGCGATCACGATCGAATTCGACACACCGTCGGGATTGGCGCAGATGGTGGCGCTATTGCCGGTGCGGGCTCCGTTGGCGTTGCCCCGACTCGGCCGCGCCCGCGCCGTTCCGCGTGCCGCGCCTGCGGGCCAGGAACTCACGGTGGTGAGCCGCCGGCCGTACGCCCGGTTCCGGCCGCACACGCCGATCCGGCCGCCGTTCCGTTGCCGCGAGTGCGGCGGACCCTGGCCGTGTCAGCCGGCCCGGCTGGTGCTGCTGGCGATGTACCGCGACGACCGGCACCGGTTGGCCGTCTTCCTGGCCAGCCGGCTGCTGGC from Plantactinospora sp. BC1 carries:
- a CDS encoding helix-turn-helix transcriptional regulator, whose translation is MNMSASEFLLWELRRRRTVEGLSQDEWGSRLYFSPQHVSAVERGTRPVKLDYLQAVDNEFGTSLAVFYESFVKQELAPVWLRPWLEYEEKATALRLYGALVIPGLFQTERYARMVLSCSPLQTDELERKVQLRVSRQDILDRTNPPRVSAIIEELALRRGEPEIMSEQIRHLITLTERPNITIRVIPADAPAHLGWGGPLALASFTDAEDVGYLDNHLVGQTVTSPNQVATLHEVWDSVSAVALPARQSLDLLKEVAKSWT